In a genomic window of Methanobrevibacter arboriphilus JCM 13429 = DSM 1125:
- the hypA gene encoding hydrogenase maturation nickel metallochaperone HypA, with translation MHELSMADGILKAVISNAEQNDATEVTEVTIEIGKLALLNPEQVKFMLGVLSEDTIAKDANFVMVEIPIEIKCKECGYIGLADSDDLDHYAPMVECPKCENKIIEVTNGKDCIVKNIVIEKPDD, from the coding sequence ATGCATGAATTATCAATGGCAGATGGTATTTTAAAGGCAGTTATTTCAAATGCAGAGCAAAATGATGCTACTGAAGTTACTGAAGTTACTATTGAAATTGGAAAGTTAGCTCTCCTAAATCCTGAACAAGTTAAGTTCATGCTTGGTGTTCTTAGTGAAGATACAATAGCAAAGGATGCTAATTTTGTTATGGTTGAAATTCCTATTGAAATTAAATGTAAAGAATGTGGATATATTGGTTTAGCTGATAGTGATGATTTGGATCATTATGCTCCTATGGTAGAGTGTCCTAAATGTGAAAATAAAATTATTGAAGTTACCAATGGTAAAGATTGTATTGTAAAAAATATAGTTATTGAAAAACCTGATGATTAG
- the hypB gene encoding hydrogenase nickel incorporation protein HypB produces the protein MHKVAEIEVQHNIMKANKKLADKNQEIFNGNNVFCVDFVGAIGSGKTSLIEDLIDNMDGSIGVIAGDVISKFDAGRFERHNVPVVGLNTGKECHLDAHLVEHVLDDMPMDKIDYLFIENVGNLICPVDFDLGSHMRIVVISVSEGDDTVEKHPLIFQSADLVIINKVDIADAVGADSEKMFNDVHDINPEVEVIKTSLKEGIGLDKVILAIENFKNNI, from the coding sequence ATGCATAAAGTAGCAGAAATTGAAGTTCAACATAATATAATGAAAGCTAATAAAAAACTAGCTGATAAAAATCAAGAAATTTTTAATGGAAACAATGTTTTTTGTGTAGATTTTGTAGGTGCAATTGGTTCTGGTAAAACTTCACTTATTGAAGATCTTATTGATAATATGGATGGTTCAATTGGAGTTATAGCTGGTGATGTAATAAGTAAATTTGATGCTGGTAGATTTGAGCGTCATAATGTTCCTGTTGTAGGTTTAAATACTGGAAAAGAATGTCATCTTGATGCACACCTTGTTGAACATGTTTTAGATGACATGCCAATGGATAAAATTGATTATCTTTTCATTGAAAATGTGGGAAACCTTATTTGTCCTGTAGACTTTGATCTTGGTTCTCACATGAGAATTGTGGTTATAAGTGTTAGTGAAGGTGATGATACTGTAGAAAAACACCCTTTAATATTCCAGAGTGCAGATCTCGTTATTATTAATAAAGTTGATATAGCTGATGCTGTTGGTGCAGATAGTGAGAAAATGTTTAATGATGTTCATGATATTAATCCTGAAGTTGAAGTTATAAAAACCAGTCTTAAGGAAGGTATTGGTTTAGATAAGGTTATTTTAGCTATTGAAAACTTTAAAAATAATATTTAA
- a CDS encoding DUF354 domain-containing protein codes for MVILKIWIDITNSPHVRFFKDIIKYFQDEGEDLIITGRQFGDIHKLMDMYGFDFISVGKHGVSLEEKLKESTARVDSLVDIIAHEKIDVALSKHSIELPRISFGLGIPSLYVLDNEHAEAANKLTLPLCDRLIAPRIIDMWKLIGYGANPNKLIRYNGTSEIIHFKSFKYNENILSDLNIDLINPKTILMRPEPSLASYLDADCRESVLSPIVDVLKEYANILILPRFKEQSEIFKDIENVTILKPPVDTSSIIKRCDLVIGAGGTMNREAAVLHTPVISCYPGTPLSVDKYYIDKGLMFRSNNTEEVINKALSFLVNPSKKKEIKHDNLFQLIVDNVYELSGKK; via the coding sequence GTGGTTATTTTGAAAATTTGGATAGATATAACAAATTCTCCTCATGTAAGGTTCTTTAAAGATATAATCAAATATTTTCAAGATGAGGGTGAAGATTTAATAATCACTGGAAGACAATTTGGTGATATCCATAAATTAATGGATATGTATGGATTCGATTTTATTTCTGTTGGAAAACATGGTGTTTCTCTTGAAGAAAAGTTAAAGGAAAGTACAGCTAGAGTTGATAGCTTAGTTGATATTATAGCTCATGAAAAAATTGATGTTGCTTTATCTAAACATTCTATTGAATTACCTCGTATTTCATTTGGTCTTGGAATACCAAGTCTTTATGTTTTAGATAATGAACATGCTGAAGCAGCTAATAAACTTACTCTTCCATTGTGTGATAGGTTGATAGCTCCAAGAATCATTGATATGTGGAAGTTAATTGGTTATGGTGCGAATCCTAATAAGCTTATTAGATATAATGGAACTTCTGAAATAATTCATTTTAAAAGTTTTAAGTATAATGAAAACATTTTAAGTGATTTAAATATTGATTTAATAAATCCTAAAACTATTTTAATGAGGCCTGAACCCTCTCTTGCATCTTATCTTGATGCTGACTGTAGAGAGTCTGTTCTTTCTCCAATTGTAGATGTATTGAAAGAGTATGCAAACATTTTGATTTTACCTCGTTTTAAGGAACAATCAGAAATATTTAAAGATATTGAAAATGTTACAATTTTAAAGCCTCCTGTAGATACTTCAAGTATAATAAAACGTTGTGATCTAGTCATCGGTGCTGGTGGAACAATGAATCGGGAAGCTGCGGTTTTACATACTCCAGTTATCTCATGCTATCCTGGAACTCCATTATCTGTTGATAAATATTATATTGATAAAGGATTAATGTTTAGGTCTAATAATACAGAAGAGGTTATAAATAAAGCACTTAGCTTTCTTGTTAATCCTTCTAAGAAGAAAGAAATTAAACATGATAATTTATTCCAATTGATTGTTGATAATGTATATGAGTTAAGTGGTAAAAAATAA